One window of Biomphalaria glabrata chromosome 6, xgBioGlab47.1, whole genome shotgun sequence genomic DNA carries:
- the LOC106071571 gene encoding type-1 angiotensin II receptor B-like: MASVEVDISNSEQDFTSSELQSVSTTSSTTDVASLLRSTTLHSAATQLLISDQDYITLAVIYSVLCSLITFSGCFGNAVTIVTYFSMKLKDGVMISFLCLAISDLLYGVTILAHLVSVGLSVLELRSSFSVWFPIDPFGIYVFFSDIGVLIYLITVLATTFIAIIRCLCVAKPLQFQNILTKRRSIVCAVAFSIVAVASYLPILVHMKMERSFDANINATRYRLRISPQREVIKTAIWIPRDVLVTLTTEIIVIVCVVIMMKTLRSAAKFRNSAAKYSVQPLTQVGGVQGQPTIGQVKSDLKNNTKHVDAQSNKLTSKDFSVVRQVVLISIVYIVCNMPKVFINVAVLFVPDLALGKPYQNVYFTIIGIMELFQAFNSSFNIFIYFKYNSKFRKHLCLSKIKT; this comes from the coding sequence ATGGCTTCGGTAGAAGTAGACATTTCCAACTCAGAGCAAGACTTTACAAGTTCAGAGCTTCAGTCTGTCTCCACTACCTCTAGCACGACAGATGTAGCATCTCTACTTAGAAGCACTACTTTACATTCTGCTGCCACTCAGCTCTTGATTTCAGATCAAGACTACATCACGCTGGCTGTTATCTACTCTGTACTTTgctctctcatcactttttctGGCTGTTTTGGTAACGCCGTCACCATAGTGACCTATTTCTCCATGAAGTTGAAAGATGGCGTCATGATCTCGTTCTTGTGTTTGGCCATCTCAGACCTTCTCTACGGCGTCACCATTCTCGCTCATCTCGTCTCGGTCGGACTTAGCGTGCTTGAGCTAAGGAGCTCTTTCAGCGTCTGGTTTCCGATTGACCCTTTCGGCATTTACGTCTTTTTCTCTGACATCggagttttaatttatttaataactgTCTTAGCTACAACCTTCATAGCTATCATCCGGTGCTTGTGTGTGGCCAAGCCTCTCCAGTTCCAAAATATTCTAACCAAGAGGAGGTCCATTGTCTGCGCGGTAGCTTTCAGCATCGTGGCCGTAGCCAGCTACCTCCCGATCCTCGTTCACATGAAGATGGAACGATCATTCGACGCCAACATCAACGCCACCAGATACAGACTTCGGATATCTCCGCAGCGGGAAGTAATCAAAACGGCGATCTGGATTCCGAGGGATGTCCTCGTTACTCTCACCACGGAAATCATCGTCATCGTCTGCGTCGTCATCATGATGAAAACCTTGAGATCAGCTGCAAAATTTCGTAACAGTGCTGCGAAGTATTCCGTTCAACCTTTGACCCAAGTAGGCGGAGTTCAGGGTCAACCTACAATAGGTCAGGTGAAAAGTGATCTAAAAAATAACACCAAACATGTTGACGCTCAGTCTAATAAACTAACCTCCAAAGACTTTTCAGTCGTCCGCCAGGTGGTGCTTATCTCCATCGTCTATATCGTTTGCAACATGCCAAAGGTTTTTATTAACGTTGCCGTCTTATTCGTGCCGGATTTGGCTCTTGGGAAGCCctatcaaaatgtttattttactatcaTTGGTATCATGGAGCTCTTCCAAGCTTTTAATtccagtttcaatattttcatttactttaaatACAACTCCAAGTTTAGAAAACATTTGTGTTTAAGCAAGATCAAAACTTAA
- the LOC106071575 gene encoding uncharacterized protein LOC106071575 has protein sequence MNLTTNCTGNNSVPALPLQELFIDPDYVVFTEVVSVTCSCLSLVGTLGNALAIKTFLSMGLSDGVTVSFLFLAISDFIYLIAVTANSVSLWFYAEEKKDRFQKWYSIDPFGVYIFSANVGIMMYLMTVLTTTFIAVIRCLCVALPLRFKNLFNRTKSTITLVSFFFITVLSYLPILINMKMVVACDGNINASRTVLWISSKRNEVKQDVWLIRDVFVTLLTQGIIIISVAIMIRCLRRASTFRKRHSESQTRIQRPEDISLSLPSQQSISTLSENFPEFVETRNSYSDKNISNKEVMIARQVVLISAVYIVANIPKIAVDLGTFVVPDFTLGRRYQNVYLAIICAMELSQGFNSSLNMIIYYKYNSKFRKHFKLMRQKTII, from the coding sequence ATGAACCTGACTACAAATTGCACGGGAAACAACTCAGTACCAGCACTGCCATTACAGGAGTTGTTCATTGACCCGGATTATGTCGTGTTCACAGAAGTGGTCAGCGTCACATGCAGTTGCTTATCTTTGGTGGGGACACTAGGCAACGCACTAGCCATCAAGACCTTCCTCTCTATGGGGTTAAGCGACGGAGTGACCGTCTCCTTCCTGTTTCTGGCCATCAGTGACTTCATCTACCTGATCGCGGTCACTGCCAACTCCGTATCCCTTTGGTTCTATGCTGAGGAAAAGAAGGACCGCTTCCAAAAGTGGTACTCCATCGATCCCTTTGGGGTATACATCTTCTCAGCCAATGTTGGGATCATGATGTACTTGATGACTGTGCTGACTACTACGTTCATCGCAGTCATCCGCTGCCTCTGCGTGGCCTTACCACTCAGGTTCAAGAACTTATTCAACAGAACTAAATCAACGATAACTCTCGTCTCCTTCTTCTTTATAACCGTGCTGAGTTACCTCCCTATACTAATAAACATGAAAATGGTCGTAGCATGCGACGGCAACATTAACGCCTCGAGAACTGTCCTGTGGATCTCTTCCAAGAGAAACGAGGTCAAACAAGACGTCTGGCTGATCAGAGACGTCTTCGTCACACTGCTGACTCAAGGCATCATCATCATCTCGGTGGCTATTATGATCAGGTGCTTACGAAGGGCTTCCACTTTTCGCAAAAGACATTCAGAAAGCCAAACAAGAATACAAAGGCCGGAAGATATAAGCCTATCTTTGCCATCCCAACAATCAATATCAACACTTTCCGAAAACTTTCCGGAATTTGTCGAAACAAGAAATTCTTACAGTGACAAGAACATCTCCAATAAAGAGGTAATGATAGCCCGTCAGGTTGTCTTGATCTCCGCAGTCTACATTGTAGCCAACATTCCTAAAATTGCGGTAGACTTGGGAACTTTCGTGGTACCAGATTTTACTTTAGGCAGACGTTACCAGAACGTGTACCTCGCCATTATTTGTGCAATGGAACTTTCCCAAGGATTTAACTCCAGCCTGAACATGATCATATACTATAAGTATAACTCCAAgtttagaaaacattttaaactgaTGAGACAAAAAACGATTATCTAG
- the LOC106071573 gene encoding uncharacterized protein LOC106071573: MEISDDSENVTFLIEPAQKVITDSQFIIFTEIFSIVCSSASLLGSFGNLLVIKTFKYMGLKDGVTLSFVFLAASDLTYLLTMAVQGAALGLHGIEKKNEFKVFYSVDPFGIYIFLANLGILIYLVTMSITTFLAIARCLCVAMPIKFKNWFRRKTSVVMFVVFCIVSIVSYAPILMFMKMVKAYDARVNTTRYILWISPKREKIKQAVWISRDVFVTFLTQLIVVACVIILTRSLRAAAKFRHTTTAYSLPNSLATQAAIFTTHAKENNGESGLIESHLNSRSDILTARDTRHQCEKLSPKDISVVQQVVLISTVYIVCNMPKICIDVTGMFVPEFTLGKSYQNLYLAFICVMELFQLFNSSISILIYYNYNTKFRKNCSLFL; this comes from the coding sequence ATGGAAATTTCCGATGATTCTGAAAATGTGACTTTCTTGATTGAACCAGCACAGAAAGTGATCACCGACAGTCAGTTTATTATATTCACTGAAATCTTCAGCATCGTGTGCAGCAGCGCCTCTCTTCTTGGGAGCTTTGGTAACCTCCTGGTCATCAAAACGTTTAAATACATGGGTCTTAAGGACGGCGTGACGCTCTCCTTCGTATTCTTAGCAGCCTCTGATTTGACCTACTTGTTAACAATGGCTGTTCAAGGGGCTGCACTGGGATTGCATGGCATTGAAAAAAAGAACGAATTCAAAGTCTTCTACTCCGTTGACCCCTTTGGGATCTACATCTTTTTGGCCAATTTAGGGATCTTAATCTACTTAGTTACCATGTCCATCACTACATTCCTAGCCATCGCTCGATGTCTGTGTGTCGCGATGCCCATCAAGTTCAAAAACTGGTTTCGTAGAAAGACATCTGTTGTTATGTTCGTTGTCTTCTGTATCGTCTCTATAGTGAGCTATGCCCCCATCCTCATGTTCATGAAGATGGTTAAAGCTTATGACGCACGGGTGAACACAACTAGATACATTCTGTGGATATCACCCAAGCGTGAAAAGATCAAGCAAGCGGTGTGGATTTCCAGAGACGTCTTTGTTACTTTCCTGACACAGCTGATAGTTGTGGCTTGTGTTATCATACTGACGAGAAGCCTACGTGCCGCTGCCAAATTTCGGCATACGACCACGGCGTACTCGCTGCCCAACAGCCTAGCTACCCAAGCTGCAATATTCACAACACACGCTAAAGAGAATAATGGAGAATCCGGCCTGATCGAGAGCCACCTCAACTCCAGAAGTGATATTTTAACAGCTAGGGATACTAGGCATCAGTGTGAGAAGCTTTCACCCAAAGACATCTCCGTGGTGCAGCAGGTGGTTCTCATCTCCACGGTGTACATCGTGTGCAACATGCCAAAGATCTGTATCGACGTGACGGGCATGTTCGTGCCGGAGTTTACACTTGGTAAGAGCTACCAGAACTTGTACCTTGCCTTCATCTGTGTCATGGAATTATTCCAACTTTTTAATTCTAGCATCAGCATCCTCATTTACTATAATTACAACACCAAGTTCAGAAAAAACTGCAGCTTATTTCTTTAG